In the genome of Felis catus isolate Fca126 chromosome E1, F.catus_Fca126_mat1.0, whole genome shotgun sequence, the window GGCTGTGGCACATGCTTTTACGGAGATCTGTTCCTTTCACTTATTGTTGTTTCCATATCCCACACTAGGAACTCTGCATCCAAGAGAGTTCAGCACCATCAATTTCTCTTCTAGGTTCTagcaagaggagaagaaaggaggaaaccacgggaaaaaatgttaagaagaCACAGCATGAGTTAGATCACAATGGTCTTGTTCCCTTACCAGTCAAAGTATGCTTCACATGTAACAGGTATTTTTCGTCCGTACTAAGGACTCTTCCCCATATTCAGCAAATGaggttttttctctcttccatcacCTCTCCCAAACTCTGTCTGTTAAATGTGGATAACCCATATTCTGATGGTATGAGTACAGAGACTGAGTGACTAATTGACCAGAGCCTTGACTGTCTTCACAGCAAATTCCCTTAAGTACTGTAGACTGTGTTTATAGAGGCTCGAATAGGAGGGGTTGGACTTAAACAGAAGCGTGAGATATTTTGACTAGCTAGCAGGAGGAACCGTGGCCAGCACAGACACAGGTCCCTGGAAAGggcaaataactttttaaatcacCAAAGATGAGTTTAAAAGCAGTACAAGTATCCATGGTAGCTAACATGCATCAGACTGGATGACTTCCAAAAGCCTCCAGGCTGCCCCAGTTGTAGCTTCCCTGAGACACTGGTTTCCTTCAAATAGGATCTCCTCAGTGACGGGAACCAGCTGCTTCAATTACTGACGCTGGACTTACTGGCCTGGGTATCTTAGAAGGGCAGGATAGCAGGAGAAaatagccatcaaaaagaaatgttcccaaaaaaaggaaagaaagaaagaaaggttccACAACAAAAGCTATAGGGAACTAGATAGTAGGGCAGCAGAAAGAACTCTGAGCCAGGCCCAGACTGAGGCTCCAGTGCACCTCAGGGACCCAGGGAATATCATAGTTACTTGCTGAAGCCCCTCCCTTGAACTGAACTGTGCATATACATGAATACATCACAGAATTCTTTCCCAACACAACTCTTCCTGTGTCATTTTTGCTGGGTGCTTCACGCAGAAGAGAAATCCTTTCTTGCTGTAGTGTAAGACTCTAGAAACAGGGCTAgagggatttttgttgttgttgggttttttttgtttgtttttttaaataaggtagtTACTTTCTTTTAAGGAGTAGAAAAATCAGAGCGGAGTTGGCTATCTTCCCCCTGTGGGCACTGAGCATTGATCATTCCTGCTCTGACAGCCACTTTAGCTATACTCCAAATAAACATTCACTTCCCCACAAGACACATTCCTCTTAGAGAATAATGGAGAGCCTGGTGGTAGCCCCCAACTTCATCCATCTTCCTAACTGAGTGTAACTGATCACTGGGGGAGGAGGCCCTGGGAGAACGTTGTGAGGATTAAGGAGAGGCTGTTCCATAGTGCACAGTTGGTTTGAATTCTCCCATCTTGCCACAGAAATGGCCTACATCTCTTTTTTGCAGGAGCTGCCGTGTGGCCCCTCTCATCCAGTGTGACTATTGCCCCCTCCTGTTCCACATGGACTGCCTCGAGCCACCGCTCACTGCCATGCCCCTGGGCAGATGGATGTGTCCGAATCACATCGAACATGTGGTGGTAAGCACAGCATTGTCCCTTCTGTTCTCTCTGGGCACAGCCAGGGCATGGCCTGATTCAGTAGAAAGCATAGTAAGGTCAGCTTTGTACCAGAGTTCGCTATATAATCTCTCAAATACGGATTTCTGTAGACCATCCTACTCAGTTCCAATCATTTTGACATGCCTCAGCTGTGCGTTTTGCATTTTCCCACAATGCCTTGTTTTAGCTGTACAGGCAGACTTGATTGTTTATACATAAATTTATTCCATGGTGAATTGAGCAGTTGATGTTATAGCCATGAAGGGGGGGGGCGTATATTCGATCCAGCTCATGGGAATAAATGTTCTCGTGGTAGCTGCCTCTGTATTTTCCTGTCTCTTATTTTTAGAGGGAGCAAACTAGAAATTCTAAAACGTTTATTCTCATATCTCAGGAATGACAGACAGTCAAATCCCACTAACTTGGGAGAATTGAAGAATTGACATGGACAACAGTGTTCCAAACAATCagccatttattgaacactaacGTGTCCTAGGCATCACATGAGGATCTTCCCCTTCTCTTTAGTTTTTGACCCCCACCTTATCATGGTGCATGATAGTAAGtgagttgttgaatgaatgactggtGTAAGGGTCCTTTTATCTTATCTCCCAGGAGTCTTGGGTACATTTTCCAGACACTTCCTGGGGCTAAAACAGAACTGTAGTTTGCTATCTCCAAAAGAGGCTTAGGCTTAGGCCCTTTCCTTCTAGGCACTAAGAACAGCCGTTTACAAGGTTGAATGGGTGAGGGCTTCAGAAGAGCAGCTCCCTTATAAGTTCAGCCTTTCCAGATTAAAAAGATTATTGCTTAAGACGTTGTGTTTGAGATGGTAATGACCACGGAATGTCTTTTGACCCCTCAGCGTGACAGAGTGCTCCTCACATTGCACTGAGGAGCCTTGGTTATAGACTTGCACACATGGGGCAAAAACGTTTGCTTTGGCCTCTTCATTTGGCTAACGCTGCTCAGAAAGGTTTATGTAGGAGGAAGCTTCTCTCCAAGCTCAGTTACGAGTGTTTCATTTTGCCTCCTGCCAAACCAGAAAAAAACTACCATCAGCTATACGCCCAAATATGAATCTTAAAGAGCAACTTTCCAACAGATGAAAAATTATTAATtagataatttatttacttagccACTTAGGGGTTTTTCCTACCTTACTAATCATGAAGCTTCTGAGCAGATCTTTTTTGCATTAAAGTTTAGAGGGAAAGTGGCATAGTTTTTATATGCCTCTGGATGCTGCTGCGCaaaattctttcttccctcccttcagcCTCTTAGAGCAGCCCAGGTTTTCCTCCTCCTCTAGAGCAGGACTGTGATATCCAGATGGGCTCACTAATGTTCCCTGGTATGTTGGAAGAGGAATAGAGCAGAGCACACAGGATTCTGGTGCTGATCCTTGCTGTTAGCCAAGCTCCTATATAGGAAACCGTCCTGCTTCCCGTGGGAATGAGTGCCTTGCTAGAAAGGGAGTCTGGGTCTCAAGGGCCAAGGCCCGCCTGTCCTCTGAAACCTGTGCTCTGTTAGGGTCCACTGGCAAAAGGTGGTCTGAGCTGTCAGGCTGGATTTGAAGGGTACTTGTGACTAATTTCCTATTTCCTGTCCCCCGCAAGCCTCTCTAGGGAATAGGAACATACCAGTTTTCCCTCTCTGGACCAGGCAGGACTGAGGGAGAAAGTCTTACCGGTGTTCCCTAGCCCTCTGACACGGGTGTTGACGTATCAGCCCCTGACAGAAGGAACCTATTTGGCCAAGGGCTTCTATTTTTCAGACCTAGAGGATAGTTAGTTGGGAGGGGATGCCTTTTGAGGGTCATTGTAAAAGTGTGTCTGCTTTGTCCCTAGCTGAACCAGAAGAATATGACTCTGAGCAATCGGTGCCAGGTGTTTGACCGTTTCCAGGACACCATTTCGCAGCATGTGGTCAAAGTGGACTTCCTGAACCGAATCCACAAGAAGCACCCTCCCAACCGCCGAGTGCTCCAGTCAGTCAAAAGAAGAAGCTTGAAGGTGAGTCCCAACCTGGAGCAGGCAGGAGAGTGGGCTCTGATTGCTTTCATGGGATAGACAGAGGATTGTGGTCCCAAATTTATAGACAGGGAGACTGAAGCCCTGAGATTTGTCTGTGGTGTCTCAACAAGTGGTGAATGTGACCACACATTTTAATACTTGAGGGTGGTGGTCAGGATTACCAAGGCCAAACCCCAAACTCTGCAAGTCTTCAGTTCTCCTGATGAGTGCTCGTTAGCCCCTTCCGCCAGACGGATGTGCTCTGCTATTGCCACCCCTGGCCTGGTACTCATGCTATCTGTTCCTGGGAGGTGGCCCCTTTCCAAGAGCTGTCTGGCGGGGTGAAGGTGGTGGTGATGAAGCAGAGACCCATGTGGAAGGGAGGAGCTATCCcagttgagaaacttaagaggAAAATGCCTAAAGGAGAGTAAATCTGTTTTTCCAAGGTGCTGGTAATATATAACGAATATTCCAAGTTGTGCCAAGTTGTGGCCTTGCCGTAATAATATCTAACATTCTTATGCACTTGACAGTTGCTAAAGTGTCAACTTTAGCTGAGATCTGCTGAGATCAACAGAAAAAATTCCTTTATTGAAAAGCATTTGGTGGTGTTGAGGCTGTTTCTCAAAAGccattcagtttcctcattcatttaACCTAGAGAGCCCAACACCGTGGACCCACATAGAAgcttaatttttccctttttggaaTAATCCCTCACACAGACTGTGCTGTGTGCCAGTGGAGACCAGCAATTCTCAAATATGGCCACTTGGTGGCAGCAACGCTTTAAATCACTCACCCCACTCCTATCACTTCCAGTGAATGTCAGTGCTAGCAAGATGTTAACTGTTGGGAATTGTATAACAATCTCTTaagtgtgtaaatatttatacttcaATATAAATACCGGTTTCTAAAATTAAATCAAGGTGTTTTCAGTTGGGGGTATTATAGAGGTGGCATGCCTCATATCTCAGTAAAACAGATCTGAAAGTAAACTAAACTGTGTAATTCACCACGTGGATTTGGAAGAGAGCCTGGCAGCTGAAGTGAACAGTCCCAGAAAGCCTTGAGAAAATTCTGTTTCACAGTGCCCTCTCCCCCTCCAAAGGTTTCcctattctcccccccccccccgccccaccttcatgtttatttatttattttgagagcgagagaagcagagcacaagcaggggaggggcagagacgggtgaaggggtggggagagaatcccaggcaggctttgcactgtcagtgcagaaccagatgcGGGTTCATCTCCTGAaccataacatcatgacctgagtgaaatcaagagccagatgctcaacaagctgagccacctgggtgctccaAGCTTTCCCTATTCTTGAGGAAAATCCAAGGGCACGAGTTGCCTGAATagcactttttttcccttgcaggGCAGAcaagtatttttgttatagcacggggacaggacacgtgggcagaaagagctgcctgCTGAGCATTCCGTACTGGACAATTTGAGAGTGAAGTGAGAACTGTGGTAGCACAGGACGGTGGTGGACAGTGTTCCAGCTCTGACCTGAACCATCCTTATTGTTGATATAGAGCAGGGCAGCAAAATTGGCCAAGAACTTGGTGTTAGGGATTCCTCTTCCTGCTACCCCTTCACTCTTCGCCAAGGGGGGCAACCTTAGGCTTGCCTACCactccactcctccccctcccattccTGGCTGACTTTGGACAAGCCCATGGCACCAGCCACCACCGTTAATGGTGCTGTCTCTCAGTTCCATATCTCTTGACTTTCTCCTCATGTCTGGATTCATATCTGTCTGCCCATCCCACAGACACTTCAGTCTCAACTTGCCCAAGACCGAAAGTCTTCTGCCTCCAAATCTGCTCTTTCTCTTGTATTTCCTGTTTCAGTGAATGACCGCAATCTCAACCCGGTCCTTCAAGGCAAAATTCTGGGAACCGTTTTCAGTTCTTCTGTTATCCTCCATAGGGACTCGGTCACCAAATCTGTTCTTCAAATGTTTTCCAAGTCCGTCATGTGCTTCCACATCTCTATGCCTTATATGCTGCTCCCCTACCCTTATTTCCCCTTTGTCTGCCTGGAAGTTCTCAACTTCCAAGTCTCAAATACTGCCTTCCTATAAAATCTGTCCTTGTCCCCCAGACAGAAACAAGCACTCTCCTCCATATTTTTAATAGTTCCTTAGCCATGCCTCTATTCTAGGACCCATTACACTGTATTGTAATGTTTATCTCCCCCAAcgagactgtgagctccttgagggcagagctTAAGTTTTCTTCATCTCTGGATCTCTAGGACTGGGTGCAGTGTCCAGACTCaggaggtactcaataaatgttggttgaatgtATGAATGACTCTTGGCTTGTTGTGTGGCTCTTTCATCCTTACATGGCGTGATTCAGAACGTGTCTTCTGTCTTTGTACAACAAAGAGGTCTTCAGTTGTTTCATGAGTCATGAATGAGTGGACGAAGAAAACTGACATTGACTGAGTGCTTATCACAGGCCAGACTTCATGCTGAGCGTTTCCACTGTAAATGTGACCTCCTTTGACGTTTTGCCTCTCAGATACGGCTTACTCTCCCAAACTTGATGCTGAGCAGTAAGAGCCTAGAGAGTACCACTCTGAAGCTGTGTCCAGTGTCAGCCCTACACTTCTTTAGGCCAAAGCAATGGTTTCTGGCTTCTGCGGGCCGTAGACCTGAATGAAGAAAGTGGGGGACGGGGCGCACGCCTGTCGTTTCCAGCTCTGTGCCTTCTCTAGCTAATGCGTGTGTGTCTGAGGCACAGAGCGGTTGCAGCCCACTGAGCCTCCTTGTCTTAGTGGACCCCAGAGTGCACGATGGTCCCGCGGGCATCAGCACCGCAGACAGAAGAGGCAGAATCAACTGGACATGTCGGCACTATCTccgtctcctcctccttctataCTAAACAGGTTCCCGATGCTATAAAATCTCAGTACCAGTTTCCACCCCCTCTCATTGCACCCGCGGCCATTCGGGATGGGGAGCTGATCTGCAACGGGATCCCCGAGGAATCACAGACGCACCTTTTGAACTCTGagcacttagccacccaggcagagCAGCAAGAGGTGAGtgaaggcagggctgggattccAAAGccaatcttccttccttctcaccaCAGCTGTTACTGGAAGTAGCCTCAGTGCCATTCCCATCCCCATCTTCTGCAATCCCACCGACCCCCACTCTCCAGCCCCCAATGGTTGAATATTCCAGAGAGAACCTCTGGCTGATATTCTGAggcaagtaaaagaaatacaGTCAAGCAGTCTGTTTTTCTCCATCCGTCCTCCAGTGTGCTGTGAGATGAGCAAGTCTGTCTTGCAGAAAGAGACCAGTAGACCCATAGAGAGGTTAGCTGATAGGGCTGGACACACAGCAGTTGCTTAGGGTACTTGCTGGATATTGGTTCACAAGGTGAGCTCTGCCGACCAGGGTGTTGGCTGCTGGGTATACCAATAAGTCTTGCTTGGGAATGGAAATGGAATCTTATCAGAAGTCAAGCACACCTTTTCTGGGCATTTGCAGTGGGACCTTGGAAACAGTGTTTATCAGTTGTGCTGTAGCCCTGGCCTCTGGGGCAGAAAGGACCAGCGCCTCCCAGGCATctcaccctcctctcctctcctctccttccattGCAGTGGCTCTGTAGTGTTGTTGCGCTCCAGTGCAGCATATTGAAACATTTATCTGCTAAGCAGATGCCTTCGCATTGGGACTCTGAACAGACAGAGAAGGCTGATATTAAGCCTGTTATTGTGACTGACAGCTCAATCACCACCTCCCTGCAAACAGCTGACAAGGCACCTACACCTTCCCACTGCCCCTTATCCTGCCCCTCAGGGATTAGCTCCCAGAACTCCCTGAGCTGCTCTCCACcccaccagcccccagccctAGAGGACATCAGCTGCAGTTCCTGTGCGGAAAAATCCAAGAAAGCCCCCTGCGGGACTGCCAACGGGCCAGTGAGCACAGAGGTGAAAGCCAATGGCCCACACCTCTACAGCAACCCCACCGATTCCACGGACCCCCGGCGACTTCCAGGCGCCAACACCCCCTTACCAGGCCTCTCCCACCGGCAAGGCTGGCCCCGGCCCCTCACGCCACCAGCGGCTGGGGGGCTTCAGAACCACACCGTCGGCATCATTGTGAAGACAGAGAATGCCACTGGCCCCAGCTCTTGCCCCCAGAGGAGTTTGGTTCCTGTCCCAAGCCTGCCCCCTTCCATTCCCAGCTCTTGTGCCAGCATCGAGAACACCAGCACTTTGCAAAGAAAGACTGTCCAATCACAGATAGGACCTCCGTTGACAGATTCAAGGCCACTGGGCTCACCCCCAAATGCCACCCGGGTGCTCACTCCCCCCCAAGCAGCAGGAGATGGTATCTTGGCCACAGGAGCCAACCAACGATTCTGCTCACCAGCGCCATCATCAGGTGAGTGGTGCTCAACCTGGGGGTGATTTGGAGTAGTTTCATGCTCTTTCTGGCAGTTAAACTTCAGAAAACACTTACGTTCCTGTGCATATTTCAGAGGACTTTGATCTCGGTCTTATTTGTCCTCTCCCCATTTATGTGATAGAGGAGAAAGCATGTGTTAACTTGTCCCCCATTTTATTGGTGGGGTTGCTTAGGCTCTGAAAGTTGAAGTGATTTCCTCTAGGTCACCTACCGAGTCAGTGGCAGGATCGGAACCACGGCTGGGTCTCCTGACTCCACCTTCCCATTTCAGGCCTAgtcttctgcttgttttgttCCATCACCTTAGAGGAAGGCAGCATGATCTCTGGAACCCCTGTGGCCAGCCTGAGGTTCTAGGTGATGGCCTCCGTGTTTCATGATCCACACCAGAGACCAGGTCACACCTGATCCAGATTCTCAGAGCCCCCTGGTTTGAAGGAGCTTCCATGCCAGGGAAGGCAGAGTTAGAAAGCAGCACCACCTTTCAGGATAGATGCAGAGTGGCATGCCCAAAGAGGCTGATCCGGCCCAGAAGCTCACCCTTGGGCCACTTGCAGAAAGGCGGTCCCCTGCACCCATACTTGGCCTAGTGTGGACCTGCTCTCTCAGCTGTCCCCAGTCAGCACTCTGGACCTCGAGATTGCTGACCCCAGCATCTGAACCAGGTTTCAGATGCTGCTGGAACCCCCTGTGGTCTCTCCCGTCTGAACTGAAGCTGGCCTCCTAGTCAGCTGGGAGTCTCGGTAACCAGGTGACTGTGACTTCTCTGCATGGGGGCCCCTGGTCCCAGGATGGCCCCTACCCTCAGgctcttttcctgtctctgtttACCTCTAAATACCAGCCTGGATAGATCTTGCATCCTGTGAGTCGAACTTCAGGAGGCAGGAAACGCAGGGGCAGGCACCACTTAGTTGAATGACTGGAGGCAGCAGGGAGGTAGTCACGGCCCAGAGAACAAAGCCACCCTACCACATTTCCCAGAGCAGTAGATTTCACTGGTTCTCCGTGCTCTGGAGACTCCTGCGTGCCCGGGTGCGTTGTCGTTCCATCTGCCCTTCCTCACCACACATTTTTAGCTCTAGGAGTTCCAGAGCCTATGGGGTGAGAATCAAGAAGGGAACATCACCTTGGGTCCGAAATCCAGACCTGTCTCGGCAGTGGGGGATTGGACCGGTGGGTTTCCCTCAGGCGACGTAAGTAACAGTCTTCCTGCTCCGTCCCCAGATGGCAAGGTCAGCCCCGGCACGTTATCCATAGGAAGCGCTTTAACCGTACCCTCTTTCCCAGCCAACTCTACTGCCATGGTGGACCTCACCAACTCATTGCGAGCATTTATGGATGTCAATGGAGGTGAGTGCGTGAGCTGCTGCTCTCCCACCAGCTGCTGCTGCGTGAAGGTGCTGTCCCTGCGCGGCATTCGAGCTCATTTcagaaaaggaacagaagggaTGCCTGACCTCCGAGGGCTGGGGATGTGGGTTAAGAAAGAaggctccctcccacctctgccttctACACGTGCTTATACACAGACTCCAAGGTGAAAGGAGAGTGGGACCAAGTTGAACCTGTGAGAAGAGAATTACTTGAGGCAGAATAAAACCAGGAGGGCCTTGTTCCCAAAGTCGAAGAGAATGGAGGCAGAGCTTGACCTCTGAAGAGGGTGGGTAGCAGATCTAAGCCTCCATGTCCGACATCCAGGCCTCCTCCACAGGCAGGCAGGTGGTCTATTTTGTTCTACCTTTCCAGGACCACTTAACCTAAAATCAAGCTGCCCACTGCAAGAGGCATCTGCACAGGCTGCATTGGGGTCCATCTCACTGCAAACAGCCAGTGAGATGCTGAGCTCTGGATCCTTAGGCCACTTTGTACTCTTGCCTGTTCGAGAAAAATCACTTGGCTAGATTTTAGGAATGCTTAACTATTTGCTCTGTGACCCTCACCTACTTCCACATTCCAATTCCTCCTCAGCtgctttttttaatctctctctttgGTTAATAGAAATCGAGATAAATATGCTGGACGAGAAGCTGATCAAGTTTCTGGCCTTGCAGAGAATACATCAGCTTTTCCCCTCCCGGGTCCAAGCTTCACCGGGCAGTGTCGGGGCACATCCGCTGGCTTCTGGAGGGCACCACACAGAAGGTGCGCACGCACACCCCTGCCGCCGCAGCCCACCGTCAGGTCTCCCCTGTGCATGTGAGCGGCCGTCTCCCCTCCTGAGGAGTCTTGGCTTTGACTATCTCAGTGTTCCATGTGTGCCTTTGATGGCCTTAATAAAGTGCCGTGGTTTCTTTTCCCAGAAAGCTGGAACAAAATCGCAACCACAGCTTTCACGTCAGACTCGGGAAAGTCTGTTGTAACTTTCGTGCTCATCCGCTTTGAGACACACAAAGCAGCTACGAATGCCTTTGGGTATATGTGGTGCACTTTCTGCTGAACTACTTCCAAATATTTGGGTTACAAAGGTTTCCCAAAAGGGAATTTTTCAAGTTCAAGGTGAGAAGCAGAATAGCAGttgatctaggggcacctggctggctcagtcagtagagcatacaactcttgatctcagggtcaggagttcgagccccatgttgggtgtggagcttacgttaaaaataatgatgatgacgataataataataataataataataataataatagtaaataaagtaACATTTGGGCTAGTCTCCTGAAAATTTTTCCCAAGACATTTAACTGCTTTGGATATTCCTTTGAGCATTAACCATTACTGAGCCTTACTGGTTGAAAttgtgtggtccccagaccagcagcatcagcatcacctgagagtTTGTTGGAAACGCAGAGCTCAGGCCCCtcttctgacccacagaatcagaatttgcattttgacAGGATCTCTAGTTGATTCATATGCACGTTAAAGTTCGAGAAGCACTGGTCTGTGCCTACTGTTGTTTTGCTTGGCCTCCCTATAGTACATCTGGTATATCCCTGATAAACCAGTCAGCCCAGGAACTTAAAGTAGTTTCATCTTTGAATTCTGTGACCACTTTCAAAGATGGTCTCTCTTACCCCGTGTTGGAAatgctgtgggtggggggagagagtgCCACCCTGAAGCAGCCCAGTGTCCAAGGTGAGTTTTGAAAGATGACTCATCTAGTGGGATTATTTTCTCTAGACCGTGAGCCAAAGGTCCAGGTTCTGAGTTTCTGAATGATCCTGTCCCTGTGTTTGTCTTGTAGTGCAAAGAAAGGAAGTACAGGCCCGAGCTGTGTTCTACCCTCTCTTGGGTTTGGGAGGAGCTGTGAACATGTGCTATCGAACCCTCTACATCGGGACAGGTGAgccagctgggggcagggggggcaccGCATCTGTTCAGCCCTAGAAACTACCACCCCTTCCCGCGGAGGccaggaaggggtgagggaaaCCCTCCCTCGGGCCGACTGGTTTAACCCAGCAGATATCTGGGCAAGAGGGACTAAGAAAGGAGACTGTCGGTTGCTTGCCTTCCCTGCCTCAAGCCCTTTTGCTTTGGGCCCAGCGTGATATCAGGAGAGGGGAAAGTCAGCCGTGACTGCTGCTCAGTGAGGCATTTTAAACAAGCAGCTAAAACCGGAGGAGAGGGCACATACTTTGTCCCTGGAGGTCTTTGAAAAAGTGATGGTGCTCACACACCCATAACCTTCATCTTGTAGTCCTGCATCTTGTACAGAGGGACAGTCAGATTAGCCTTTGGCCtagaaatttcctttctttccaaagaTAGGATTTATGAGCCCCGCACCCCATGTTGTGCCCTCATGGAAATAACCCACCCTCTTCAGGAGCTCACTGTTCCCTTCTGGGCAGCAGCCACATGTTCTGAAGGAGATCAGCTGGCAGGGACACCTGTTCTTCAGAAGGGGAGTGAAAAAGACGCTGGTTTTTGTTCAAATATACAAGGAAGGGGCCCTGAGCTGGTCTCCCCCTAAGGTCTTCCCGGTGCCCGCCCAGAAGCtaactccctgccccccaccttcccATGCATACACCTTACCATCTGTTCTCTGCCTGCCTTTGCCTCTACTCCTGCCACCTTACAGGAGCTGACATGGACGTGTGCCTTACAAACTATGGTCACTGTAACTACGTGTCTGGGAAACACGCCTGCATATTCTATGatgaggtgaggggtggggaaggggtgggagagcTCTCACAGCCTGAGGCCTCTCCCAGGCACCAGGGTTTTTGTTCAGTGCcctgggtgaggggaagggagatgggAGGTCTTCTTTTCTTCGCTCGCTGTCATTCCTGGAGTAGAAGGGTCTTGGTGTGAAAGGGCATCCTGCCGTGACTAACGCTCCCTAGGAGCGGTGCTACCATTTCTCCTGAGGTTGGTCACGGGCtcagcggggtggggggagcccacctggaagcaggggaggggacctgCATAGAAGGAAGCCAGGCCCTCTGTGCCAGCGAATAGCATTTCTACAGGAGCCAGGACCCAGGAGGCAGAGTAGAGCAGTGGTGGGAGAGCGGGGGGTGAGGGCCACTAGGAAGGtaggcttccctgaggaggtgagtCTTGAGCCCCATTCTAAAGAGACAGGGCAGGGGGGCTTGACTGGGGAACAAAGAGAGCTCCCCAGGTAGAGCAGCACAGCCTTCTCCATGTGTCCTCTCTCCCCTTAGCCCCAGGCCCCACGCAGCAGACCACACATCttatcttccctcctcctcctcagaatACCAAACATTATGAGCTGTTAAACTACAGTGAACACGGGACAACGGTGGACAATGTGCTGTATTCATGTGACTTC includes:
- the PHF12 gene encoding PHD finger protein 12 isoform X3 produces the protein MLPPGEWMCHRCTVRRKKREQKKELGHVNGLVDKSGKRTTSPSSDTDLLDRSASKTELKAIAHARILERRASRPGTPTSNASTETPTSEQNDVDEDIIDVDEEPVAAEPDYVQPQLRRPFELLIAAAMERNPTQFQLPNELTCTTALPGSSKRRRKEETTGKNVKKTQHELDHNGLVPLPVKVCFTCNRSCRVAPLIQCDYCPLLFHMDCLEPPLTAMPLGRWMCPNHIEHVVLNQKNMTLSNRCQVFDRFQDTISQHVVKVDFLNRIHKKHPPNRRVLQSVKRRSLKVPDAIKSQYQFPPPLIAPAAIRDGELICNGIPEESQTHLLNSEHLATQAEQQEWLCSVVALQCSILKHLSAKQMPSHWDSEQTEKADIKPVIVTDSSITTSLQTADKAPTPSHCPLSCPSGISSQNSLSCSPPHQPPALEDISCSSCAEKSKKAPCGTANGPVSTEVKANGPHLYSNPTDSTDPRRLPGANTPLPGLSHRQGWPRPLTPPAAGGLQNHTVGIIVKTENATGPSSCPQRSLVPVPSLPPSIPSSCASIENTSTLQRKTVQSQIGPPLTDSRPLGSPPNATRVLTPPQAAGDGILATGANQRFCSPAPSSDGKVSPGTLSIGSALTVPSFPANSTAMVDLTNSLRAFMDVNGEIEINMLDEKLIKFLALQRIHQLFPSRVQASPGSVGAHPLASGGHHTEVQRKEVQARAVFYPLLGLGGAVNMCYRTLYIGTGADMDVCLTNYGHCNYVSGKHACIFYDENTKHYELLNYSEHGTTVDNVLYSCDFSEKTPPTPPSSIVAKVQSVIRRRRHQKQDEEPSEEAAMMSSQAQGPQRRPCNCKASSSSLIGGSGAGWEGTALLHHGSYIKLGCLQFVFSITEFATKQPKGDAGLLQDGVLAEKLSLKPHQGPVLRSNSVP